In Corynebacterium ulcerans, one genomic interval encodes:
- a CDS encoding bifunctional ADP-dependent NAD(P)H-hydrate dehydratase/NAD(P)H-hydrate epimerase: MHAYSVADIRAAENPLIQAAKPDALMRQAAQAVAEAALCMIPHTPAKILVMAGSGGNGGDGLYAGALLAQLGHTVHAVLTSSSAHAPALAAFEQAGGVLAPLMDADLVIDAIIGLGGTAGLRNKAWDIWQEAVAQGPAILAVDVPSGVDSDTGSVGPNAACVTADVTITFGAARIAHAVSPRCGEVLVVDIDAGQSLTQALSTKNPAVEFFQTLQRSRFSWPGRFLRPEPLHITEPLEPAADHNKYSGGVVGVIAGSETYPGAAVLTATAAVHATPSMVRFVGSCARDVVRARPEVAATEMLIDAGRVQAWAYGPGAGDTDWLSDLLQRPEPLIIDADGITHLAQESELRNLLARRSAHGWQTLLTPHEGEFVRLAARYTAIRDVHEDRIGAVQDLAEALGCQVLLKGRVTIIGSADSVVCINAGHSWAATPGSGDVLTGLIGAWVAHSGMGVVPLCVSIHAMAAWLSAQTDYGPAPTWAAKIADFIPQATAALLSQHSS, encoded by the coding sequence ATGCATGCTTATTCCGTCGCAGACATTCGTGCAGCCGAGAATCCCCTTATCCAAGCCGCCAAACCTGATGCACTGATGAGACAAGCAGCACAGGCGGTCGCCGAGGCAGCCCTGTGTATGATTCCTCATACACCAGCAAAAATACTGGTCATGGCGGGTAGCGGCGGCAATGGAGGCGATGGACTTTACGCTGGCGCACTACTCGCGCAGCTCGGACACACGGTCCACGCGGTCTTAACGTCCTCTTCGGCTCACGCACCAGCGCTTGCGGCCTTTGAACAAGCAGGCGGAGTACTAGCACCACTCATGGATGCAGACCTGGTGATCGACGCAATCATCGGACTGGGAGGAACCGCTGGACTGCGAAACAAAGCCTGGGATATCTGGCAGGAAGCAGTGGCACAGGGGCCTGCGATACTCGCCGTCGACGTCCCTTCCGGCGTAGATTCCGATACCGGATCAGTCGGCCCCAACGCCGCCTGCGTGACTGCAGACGTAACCATAACCTTTGGAGCCGCCCGCATTGCACATGCTGTCTCTCCGCGTTGCGGCGAGGTTCTCGTTGTCGATATAGACGCTGGACAGTCACTTACACAGGCTCTTTCCACAAAGAACCCCGCGGTCGAGTTCTTCCAAACACTCCAGCGGAGTCGTTTCTCTTGGCCAGGTCGTTTTCTGCGCCCTGAGCCTCTGCACATCACGGAGCCCTTGGAGCCAGCGGCTGACCACAATAAATACAGCGGGGGAGTAGTTGGTGTTATTGCTGGCTCGGAGACGTACCCCGGCGCGGCTGTTCTCACCGCTACGGCGGCGGTGCACGCCACGCCTTCGATGGTGCGCTTCGTCGGTTCGTGCGCGCGGGATGTGGTTCGTGCGCGTCCCGAGGTAGCGGCTACGGAAATGCTTATCGACGCCGGCCGCGTCCAAGCCTGGGCCTATGGCCCCGGCGCGGGCGACACGGATTGGTTATCTGACCTGCTCCAGCGACCAGAACCACTCATCATCGATGCCGACGGCATCACCCACTTAGCCCAAGAATCCGAGCTACGTAACCTCCTGGCTCGTCGTAGCGCTCATGGGTGGCAGACCTTGCTTACTCCACACGAGGGAGAGTTCGTGCGACTAGCCGCACGGTATACCGCCATCCGAGATGTTCATGAGGATCGGATAGGCGCAGTCCAGGATCTGGCAGAGGCGTTAGGGTGTCAGGTGCTCTTGAAAGGTCGGGTCACGATCATCGGATCAGCCGATTCCGTGGTGTGTATCAATGCCGGACACTCCTGGGCTGCGACCCCCGGCAGCGGTGACGTGCTCACTGGTCTCATAGGCGCCTGGGTCGCCCATTCTGGCATGGGTGTTGTTCCTCTTTGTGTGTCCATCCATGCCATGGCTGCGTGGTTGTCTGCACAAACGGACTATGGCCCAGCTCCCACGTGGGCGGCAAAAATCGCTGATTTTATTCCGCAGGCAACGGCCGCTTTACTGAGCCAGCACAGCAGTTAA
- a CDS encoding VanZ family protein — MVLQRMGSVKVASATLVAALAVVFALTLMKGTYSFGGFWSTEAHRNRSIDLQLFDAWSNPTLWYAPWLDAVGNVALFIPFGFLLVTIVAGRWRIPIVFSTLLGFLVSVGIEVAQYVYAIGYTDVDDVVCNTVGAFLGACFARILGYRGRGFVVTLFLVGALCVLAEMVLSVVF; from the coding sequence ATGGTTTTGCAACGAATGGGCTCTGTGAAGGTAGCGTCGGCGACGCTTGTGGCGGCGCTAGCCGTGGTATTTGCGCTGACTTTGATGAAAGGAACCTATTCGTTTGGCGGTTTCTGGAGCACCGAGGCGCACCGGAATCGTTCTATTGATCTCCAGCTTTTCGACGCCTGGAGCAACCCCACGCTGTGGTACGCGCCCTGGTTAGATGCGGTGGGAAACGTGGCGCTCTTTATCCCCTTTGGTTTCCTCCTAGTCACCATCGTCGCTGGGCGCTGGCGGATACCCATAGTCTTTTCTACGCTGCTCGGGTTCCTTGTGAGCGTGGGAATAGAGGTTGCTCAATACGTCTACGCTATCGGATACACGGACGTAGATGATGTTGTATGCAATACGGTCGGAGCCTTTTTGGGTGCATGCTTTGCCCGGATCCTGGGGTACCGTGGACGCGGTTTTGTGGTCACACTTTTCCTGGTGGGTGCCCTGTGCGTCCTTGCAGAAATGGTGCTCTCCGTTGTCTTTTAA